Proteins encoded within one genomic window of Nilaparvata lugens isolate BPH chromosome 11, ASM1435652v1, whole genome shotgun sequence:
- the LOC111044435 gene encoding general transcription factor IIE subunit 1: protein MSEEQLVKEVPSSLKQLARLVVRGFYTIEDALIIDMLVRNPCMKEDDICELLKFERKMLRARITTLRNDKFIQVRLRMETGPDGKAQKVNYYFINYKTFVNVVKYKLDLMRKRMETEERDATSRASFKCPRCSKTFTDLEADQLFDFATEEFRCTYCREVVEEDQSALPKKDSRLLLAKFNSQLEPLYVLLRQVEGIRLAPEVLEPDPVDISTIRGLDTNRGPMRPGGEHWSGEATRSQGGFAVEETKVDVTIGDDALAATDHAPRKERPLWMIESTVITNDQAQADPLVGASMEAEKSAVAVAGAAAKGGASGAADDIMSVLLAHERRGGGGSGGGGGAEATANAVKSALQSVNAASNNSGSEMSDDDFNEINNIGASSPEEIGDSEEDEMIPTVMVGGKHVPITKVDDALIKEMSVQEKEAYIQVYQEYYSNMLDC, encoded by the exons ATGAGTGAAGAACAGTTGGTGAAAGAAGTACCTAGCAGCTTAAAACAGCTGGCAAGACTCGTAGTTCGTGGGTTTTATACGATTGAAGATGCATTAATCATCGATATGCTAGTGAGAAATCCTTGTATGAAAGAGGATGACATTTGTGAGCTGTTGAAGTTTGAGAGAAAAATGTTGAGGGCAAGAATTACAACCCTGAGGAATGACAAATTCATCCAGGTGCGCCTTAGAATGGAGACTGGGCCTGATGGAAAAGCTCAGAAAGTTAACTATTACTTCATCAATTACAAG aCATTTGTGAATGTAGTCAAGTACAAGTTGGACCTGATGAGGAAAAGGATGGAGACTGAAGAGAGAGATGCCACGAGTAGAGCAAGTTTCAAATGTCCACGCTGTTCGAAGACATTTACAGATCTTGAA GCTGATCAGCTGTTCGATTTCGCCACTGAGGAATTCCGGTGCACGTACTGTCGAGAGGTGGTCGAGGAGGACCAATCAGCGCTGCCCAAGAAGGACTCGAGGCTGTTATTGGCCAAGTTCAACAGCCAATTGGAGCCACTCTACGTACTGCTCAGACAGGTGGAAGGCATACGGCTGGCACCAGAAGTATTGGAGCCTGATCCTGTCGATATCAGCACTATCAGAGG CCTGGACACGAATCGCGGCCCAATGCGCCCGGGAGGCGAGCACTGGTCGGGAGAGGCAACTCGCAGCCAGGGAGGTTTCGCCGTGGAGGAGACCAAAGTCGATGTTACGATTGGCGACGACGCTCTCGCAGCCACCGACCACGCGCCGCGCAAGGAGCGTCCTCTCTGGATGATAGAGAGCACCGTCATCACCAACGACCAGGCACAG GCGGACCCGTTAGTAGGAGCCAGCATGGAGGCGGAGAAGAGCGCGGTAGCGGTAGCGGGAGCGGCGGCAAAGGGCGGAGCCTCGGGGGCAGCAGACGACATCATGTCAGTGCTGTTGGCGCATGAGAGGCGGGGTGGAGGCGGCAGTGGAGGCGGTGGAGGGGCGGAGGCCACAGCTAATGCTGTCAAGAGTGCGCTGCAGTCGGTTAATGCCGCCTCCAATAACAGTGGCTCAGAGATGAGTGATGACGATTTCAACGAGATCAACAATATTGGAGCGTCGTCGCCAG AAGAGATTGGAGATTCGGAAGAGGATGAAATGATTCCGACAGTGATGGTGGGAGGCAAGCACGTGCCCATTACAAAGGTGGACGACGCTCTAATCAAGGAGATGAGTGTCCAGGAGAAGGAAGCCTACATTCAGGTCTACCAGGAGTACTACTCCAATATGCTAGACTGCTGA